GCAGACTAACAGGGCTGCACCAAAACCGATCCAGGCCCGCCGGTGGTTCGCGGCCCTGGTGCGGTTGAGGTGCCCCGGGGTTGTCATAAACTTGGCACGAGCCCCAGCAGCTCGGCCGGGGTCGAAATGATGTGTTCGGGAGCCTCCGCCCGGAGCGACTCGGCGGAGTTGAAGCCCCAGGTCACCGCGGCCATCGCGATGCCGGCTTTCTTGGACGCCTTGATGTCGCGGATCTCGTCGCCCACGTAGAGCATCTCCTCGGCGTGGAGCGAGAAGGTCTTGCGGATCGCCCGCAGGTGGCCGGATTTCCCGGTCAGCCGCGAGGTCGAGGAGATGAAATCGAAGTGTTCGCGGAGACCGTGGGCCTTCAGGAAGAGATCGACGTTTTCCTCGGCGTTCGACGTGAGCACGCCGAAGGACTTCGCCCGCGAGCGCAGCTCGGGGATGATGGCACCGATGCCGGGGATCAGCGGCAGGCGGGCGATATTGGAGCGCATCATCGAGGTGCCGCGCGACAGCAGCGTGGGCACGCGGCGTTTCGGGATGCCGAGGTGATCGAGCAGTGCGAGCAGCGAGAAACTGCGCAGCTCTGGCAGCTCTTCCTCCGAGATCTGGCGCAGCGAGTAATCGGGGGCCATCAAGTTATAGATCCGGCGGGTTTCCTCCAGCGTGTCGGCCAAGGTGCCGTCGAAGTCGAAGATGATCGTGCGGTAGGCCATGCGAAGGTTCTGGCTAACTTGAGCCGGATTTCCCGATGCCTCAAGCATCTTGGCTCAACTCGCGTTTCCCGCGGCGACCAAGGGCAGATTCGGGTCGATGTCGGCGTCGAGCGGCGAGGCGTGGCCCTCGAAGGCCCGCAGCAGGGCGGCGAAGGCGATCATGGCGGCATTGTCCGTGCACAGCCCGGGCGTGGCGGTGGCGAGGGCGATGCCTTCCTTCCGGCAGGCGACCTCGAAGGCGGCGCGCAGGGTCTTGTTCAGGCTGACCCCGCCGGACAGGGCGATGAGGTCGCGGCCGGCGTGCTTTGCGGCGCGCAGGGTCTTGGTGACGAGCACTTCGATCACCGCTTCCTGGAAGGATGCGCATAGGTCGGCGAGGTCCTCCGGGCGCGCGCTGCCGGTGTCGGGATTTCGCTCGGAGAGGGTGTAGAGGACCGCCGTTTTCAGACCGGAGAAGGAGAAATCAAAGCCCGGCTCCTTCATCATCGAGCGCGGGAAGGCGAAGGCCTGCTTGTTGCCGCCGGCCGCGGTCCTTTCGATTTCCGGCCCGCCGGGATAAGGAAGGCCGAGCATCTTGGCGACCTTGTCGAAGGCCTCGCCTGCGGCGTCGTCGCGCGTGCCGCCGAGCTTCGAGTAGCGGCCGGGTCCGGCCACGTCTAACAGCAGGGTGTGGCCGCCCGAAACGATCAAGGCCAAGTGCGGGAGAACGATGCCGGTCTCAACAAACGGCGAGAGCAGGTGGCCTTCGAGGTGATTGATCGCGAGGAAGGGCTTTCCTGCCGCGGCGGCCATGGCTTTCGCCGCAGTGGCGCCGATCAAGAGCGACGAGGCGAGGCCCGGTCCCGAGGTGGCGGCGAAGGCGTCGATGTCACGGATCGAAACGCCGGCGTGTTGCAGGGCCTGCTCGACCAGCGGGCGCAGGTGCAGCGAGTGATTGCGCGAGGCGACTTCCGGGACCACGCCGCCGTACTGGCGGTGCAGCTCGATCTGCGAGGCGATCTCCGACGCGAGGATTTCTGCCGGCTTGCCGGGCTCGCCGGACAAGATGGCGACCGCGGTTTCGTCGCAGGAGGATTCGAGGGCTAACAGAAGCATGGCAGGTCCTCACTTCGTGTCTTGGACCGCTCGCAAGCCGGGGTCCGTCCACCCTTCGAGCTTCTTTGCTTCCTCCCCCGTCAGCGCGGCACGGCGGTAGGAGAGGACGAGCTTTTCCCGGTCGGCATCGGTGAAGTTCACCTTCAAGTCTGGAGTGATGCCGACGCGGTGCGGGGTTTTTCCCGACGGCGTGTGATAGGTGGCGATGGTCAGGCGCAGCGCGGTGCCGCCGCCCATGGGGATGATGTTCTGAACGGAGCCCTTGCCGTAGCTCGTCTCGCCGACGATCACGGCGCGCTTGAGGTCCTGGAGGGCACCGGCGGTCAGCTCCGAGGCGGAGGCCGACATGTGATCGATGAGCACGTTGATGGGATACTCGCGCTTCCGTCGCTGGCGCTCGGGCGTCTTGAGCGGCTCACCCTGCACTTCGCCGCCGCGGCCTTGGGTCGTGACGACTGCGGTGTTCGGCGGAAGGAAGAGGCCGAGAATCTGCACCGTCTGTTGAAGGTCGCCGCCGGGATTGCCGCGCAGGTCGAGGATCAGGCGCTTCATGCCCTTGTCCTCCAACTCATCGAGCGCGGCCTCCATTTCCCGTGCACAGCTTCCCATGAATGAGGCGAGGCGGATGTAGCCGGTGCCGGCGTCGTCTAACAACCGGGCCTCGGTCACTGCCTTTTCCTCGACGGCGATGTGGACCAGTTCGACCTCCAGCGGCTTCGGCTCGGCGGGCGATTTCACCTTCAGCTTGGTCTTCTCGCCCGGGGCCTTGCGCAGCGAGGTGAGCAGCACGGCGAGCGGAGGAGGGGGATTCCCGTTCACTTCGAGGATCGAGGAGCCCGGCAGCAAGCCGGCGCGTGATGCCGGGGTGGCGGGTGCGATATTGGAGACGAATGGGCCATCGTCACGCACGCCGAGGGTCAGGCCGAGCGACGGCAGGAACGGGTCGAGCGTGGGGTCGGCTTCAAGGGCTCGCGCCATCTCCGGATGAATGAAGCTCGAGAAGGGATCGAGGCTGGAAAGCATCCCTTCCAGCGCGTGGTTCACCAGCCGATCATACTCCACCTTGTCGGCGTCGGGATGGCGTCGGCGGACCTGTTCGAGCACCTTCACGAAGCGCTCGATCGCCGGGTAGGCGGCTTCCTCCGGATCGGGAGGCTTCACCTGCTCCGCTGCAGAAAGGACGGGGATCAGCAGCAAGGGCAGCCAGCGCATGGAAAGAGGATGCGAAAGGTGTCCGCGCCGTGGGAAGAGGAATCCGTGGCCGGAGTGGGGGTCTCGGGTGCGTTGTCACCTTGCCGAATCGTCTTTTCCGGAGCGCAATTTTCCCTGGGCCCTTGAAAGGAAGCGAGGAGGGTGTCCTTAGTCCGACGGTCGTTTTTCCGCGGCAACTCTGATCCGAGATGTTTTCCCGACGAGAATTCCTACGTCGTGCCGGCCTGCTTTCCGGCGGGCTGGGTGCTGCGTCCGTGGTGCCGCCGTCGATCCTCAAGGCCATGGCCATCGAGCCGGCGGCAGGCAGCACCTTCCTGGATGCGGAGCACGTGGTCATCTTGATGCAGGAGAACCGCTCGTTTGATCATGCGCTCGGCGCGCTGCGCGGGGTGCGGGGCTTCGATGACCCGCGGGCGATCACGATCCCAGGGGGCAAGCCGGTCTGGCTGCAGACGGATGTGAACGGCGACACCTATGCGCCCTTCGGATTGAAAATCCACGAATCGAACTCCACCTGGATGAGCTGCCTGCCCCATGACCGGCGCTCGGAGGTCGCCGCTGGCAATCACGGCAAGCACGACCGTTGGCTGCCGGTTATGCAATCCGGGATCGAGGAGTACGAGCACATGCCGCTCACGCTTGGGTACTACGACCGCGGGGACATTCCCTTTTACTATGCCTTCGCGGACGCATTCACGGTGTGCGACCAGCATTTCTGCTCGGTGCAGACCTCCACGACGCCGAACCGGCTGTATCTGTGGACGGGGACCAGTCGCGATCCCCGCGATCCGGCGGCAGAGGCCCTGCTGAGCAATGGGCAGGCCGATCACGATACGCATCCGGATTGGCCGACTTTCCCGGAGCGGCTGGAGGAGCACGGGATCGCGTGGAAGATCTATCAGAATGAGGTCGATTTTCCGACCGGGCTGTCGCCGGTCGCTGCGTCATGGCTGGGGAACTTCGGGGACAATCCCATGGAGTATTTCGCCCAGTATCATGTGGAGTTTTCGCCCGCGCGGGTGGCCGGCCTCAAGTCCCGGCTGGAGTTTATGCAAGGGCAGCTTGAGGCACCCGTGGAGGGGCCGCTTGCTCCGGAAGAGTCGGTAACCCGGCGAGAGGAAATCGAGCGCAAGATCGCCGCGGTTTCTGCGGAGCTGGAGCGCTGCTCCCCGGAGAATTTCGCCAAGCTCCCACGGCGGGAGCAGAGCCTCCACCGCAAGGCTTTCACCACGAACACCGGCGATCCGGCCTATCGCGAGCTGGCGACGCTGAGCTATCTGGAAGGAGAGCTGCAGCGTGAGGTGCAGATCCCCGCCCGCGACG
This window of the Luteolibacter arcticus genome carries:
- a CDS encoding HAD hydrolase-like protein — translated: MAYRTIIFDFDGTLADTLEETRRIYNLMAPDYSLRQISEEELPELRSFSLLALLDHLGIPKRRVPTLLSRGTSMMRSNIARLPLIPGIGAIIPELRSRAKSFGVLTSNAEENVDLFLKAHGLREHFDFISSTSRLTGKSGHLRAIRKTFSLHAEEMLYVGDEIRDIKASKKAGIAMAAVTWGFNSAESLRAEAPEHIISTPAELLGLVPSL
- the tsaD gene encoding tRNA (adenosine(37)-N6)-threonylcarbamoyltransferase complex transferase subunit TsaD; protein product: MLLLALESSCDETAVAILSGEPGKPAEILASEIASQIELHRQYGGVVPEVASRNHSLHLRPLVEQALQHAGVSIRDIDAFAATSGPGLASSLLIGATAAKAMAAAAGKPFLAINHLEGHLLSPFVETGIVLPHLALIVSGGHTLLLDVAGPGRYSKLGGTRDDAAGEAFDKVAKMLGLPYPGGPEIERTAAGGNKQAFAFPRSMMKEPGFDFSFSGLKTAVLYTLSERNPDTGSARPEDLADLCASFQEAVIEVLVTKTLRAAKHAGRDLIALSGGVSLNKTLRAAFEVACRKEGIALATATPGLCTDNAAMIAFAALLRAFEGHASPLDADIDPNLPLVAAGNAS
- a CDS encoding S41 family peptidase, translated to MRWLPLLLIPVLSAAEQVKPPDPEEAAYPAIERFVKVLEQVRRRHPDADKVEYDRLVNHALEGMLSSLDPFSSFIHPEMARALEADPTLDPFLPSLGLTLGVRDDGPFVSNIAPATPASRAGLLPGSSILEVNGNPPPPLAVLLTSLRKAPGEKTKLKVKSPAEPKPLEVELVHIAVEEKAVTEARLLDDAGTGYIRLASFMGSCAREMEAALDELEDKGMKRLILDLRGNPGGDLQQTVQILGLFLPPNTAVVTTQGRGGEVQGEPLKTPERQRRKREYPINVLIDHMSASASELTAGALQDLKRAVIVGETSYGKGSVQNIIPMGGGTALRLTIATYHTPSGKTPHRVGITPDLKVNFTDADREKLVLSYRRAALTGEEAKKLEGWTDPGLRAVQDTK